A DNA window from Nitrospira sp. contains the following coding sequences:
- a CDS encoding hypothetical protein (Evidence 5 : Unknown function; MaGe:77309749), with protein sequence MHLSRDVPEVADEPNGLAVLIAVYDGILPHEDYIPIVLKKPIGDPIGLSTGHRLRHYLDDVSKVVRMHKSDKRGDGPREFPGRDPQDGIDLCGPTGRGI encoded by the coding sequence TTGCACTTGAGCCGTGATGTCCCGGAGGTTGCCGATGAGCCGAACGGGCTGGCCGTCCTGATCGCAGTCTACGATGGTATTCTCCCGCACGAAGATTACATCCCCATCGTCCTGAAAAAGCCGATAGGAGACCCTATAGGGCTCTCTACGGGCCATCGCCTGCGCCATTATCTGGATGACGTGTCCAAGGTCGTCAGGATGCACAAATCGGATAAACGAGGAGACGGACCTAGGGAGTTTCCCGGCCGGGACCCCCAGGATGGCATCGACCTCTGCGGTCCAACCGGTCGGGGCATCTAG